The Bradyrhizobium sp. CCGB01 genome segment TGTCGAAGTATCGCCGCAACGCTTCCCGAACAAGCTCGGAGCAAGTGCGATGCCCTAGCCTTCGGACATGCTCAAGCTGCCCTGCCATTTCACGAGACAAGGATATTGAGAGCGTTGCTGTTGTCGTGCCATAGCCGAGCAACTCCTCTCTACGAGATGAAGCCCGCGCAGGGGTGCGAAGTTGCCGAAATTGCAAACATGTTAGCCACAACGGGCGCGTCCTACAGGCCGACGACGTTCACGAAGAATCGCGCCCGGCTGGAGAACGGTGAGGTGTTTTCCAAGTTCATGACAAAGCTTCTGAACCATCCGGATGTGAAGCCGCTGCTGTCGAGTGAGCACTTCTCGGTGGATGGCACGCTGATCGAGGCGTGGGCTTGGCACAAGAGCTTCCAGCCGAAGGATGGCTCGGGTGGCGACCATAATGGCGCCAACTTCCACGGCGAGAAGCGCAAGAACGAGACCCATGCCAGCGTGACTGATCCGGATAGCCGGCTGTATCGGAAGGGACAGGGCAAGGAAGCAAGGCTGTGCTACATGGGGCACGTTACCATGGAGAACCGGAACGGCTTGGGAGTGGCGGGCAGCGTCACGCATGCCACGGGGATGTCGGAACGCCGCGCCTCGGAGGACATGCTCAAAGCCAAGGCCAAGGAAGCCGGCTGCCGTATTACGGTCGGCGAGGACAAGGCCTACGACACCGCCGATCACGTCGCCAAGCTGCGCGCGATGAACGTTACGCCCATGTCGCCCAGTACAATCTCGGCAATCCGAGTGGACGCCAAAGCGCGATCGATGGCCGCACGACCCGGCATCCCGGCTACGGGATGTCGCAAACGTGCCGGGCGATAGCCGAATGTATCTTCGGATGGGGCAAGCAGCACGGCACCATGCGCAAGACCAAACATCGCGGCTGCGCTCGC includes the following:
- a CDS encoding ribbon-helix-helix domain-containing protein, whose protein sequence is MWLTCLQFRQLRTPARASSRREELLGYGTTTATLSISLSREMAGQLEHVRRLGHRTCSELVREALRRYFDTY